TCAAAAAACGTCCAACCTGTACTTGCGTCGAATCCAAAGCAGGCATTAGAGGGACGTGGAATATCAATTTTGCGGTCAAACCATAGCCGCGTTGCTAAAACATCAATCCCTCCTAAATTGCTCAAATTACGGAATTCTTCATGACTTTGTAAACTAGGGCTATTTGAGACAATTTTCTTCATCCCCGTTATGCCAACTGCAAAAATCACGGCATCTGCATCAAAAATTTCATCACCGCAAACCACACCTTTGGCGCGATGATTGCTATCAACAATTAAGTCTGTAACTCGGCGCTTGGGTAGCACTCGCGCACCAGCTTTTTCAATCTGTTCCACCCAAGGACGAAATATCTTTTCTCCAACAGTTCCCCGACACCAAACTACATCAAAATCAGGTTGATGAGCCAGAATAAAAAAGTAAAGCATCCCTAAAGTTGCTGCGGCCGAACATTGTTCACCAGGGGCAAACAAGCCCACTAATAACATTGGTTCAAAAGCCTCGCGGTAAAGCCGTGCAGAAACATTAAAGTTTTTGAACAATTCCCTAGCAGTTACAAAGTCATAACGCCGCCAAGCATCATCAGAATTATCAAAATCAACAACAGCATACAGTAAAGGCAGGGCGCTCAGACGGTCAATTAGTGGCAATCGTTTAAACTGAGTATATAGAAAAGTTCCTAGTGGGGATGGGAGTCGCGGTAAGTCTTGAAAAATCGGTGATTCAACTTCCAAGCCTGCTGGCGAATATTGCGAAGAACGAGTCCAAGTAGTAAAAGGATTAATTTCTAATTGATTAATTAAGGAAAAAATATTTTTGTAAGGATACCAAAAGCCATGAATGCCAGCTTCAACAGATTTTCCGGCGGCTGTTTGCCAACCTGCCACCAATCCACCTGGATAGGGGCCTGCTTCTAGAAGGGTCACATCATAGCCTTGTTTTGCCAAATGGTAGGTTGCTCCTAAACCAGCCCAACCAGCGCCTACAACTACCACCCGTTTTTGTTGCGATCCTTCTACCATACCAGCCTCCGATTGTTGCTGTCCATCAACTAATGTATACGAACTTGTGTTCCGATCGGATGACAGGTTGTTACTATAAGGCTTTTCTTTGGGATGCAGTTCAGTAAAAATGCCTTGCGGTTAATGCTGAGTTAAGAGTATAACAGAAAACAGACTTGACTATTCATGAGGAATAATCCTAATGACTCAATTAGCAAATACAAAATTCAGTTTAAATGACTTTGAATTACGAGATGGTATTTATTTTCCTAGTGACTATGAACAATTGAATAATACTCAACATAAAAAAACATGGGATGCAATTGGTAAAACATATTATGGTTCCCAAAAAATTGAAAAACTTGCAGATACGTCTCCCATCAAACAAGATTACACTTTACTAACTGGTACACCTGGAGGTACTTGGAACAAATTTCCATTGAATAAATCTGTTGGCTCTATTCTAGAGATTGGTTCTGGTTATGGTCGCGCACCTTTGCATCTCTCGAAAGCGAAAAATCTGAGATGTGAAAAATAT
The Nostoc punctiforme PCC 73102 genome window above contains:
- a CDS encoding hydroxysqualene dehydroxylase — its product is MVEGSQQKRVVVVGAGWAGLGATYHLAKQGYDVTLLEAGPYPGGLVAGWQTAAGKSVEAGIHGFWYPYKNIFSLINQLEINPFTTWTRSSQYSPAGLEVESPIFQDLPRLPSPLGTFLYTQFKRLPLIDRLSALPLLYAVVDFDNSDDAWRRYDFVTARELFKNFNVSARLYREAFEPMLLVGLFAPGEQCSAAATLGMLYFFILAHQPDFDVVWCRGTVGEKIFRPWVEQIEKAGARVLPKRRVTDLIVDSNHRAKGVVCGDEIFDADAVIFAVGITGMKKIVSNSPSLQSHEEFRNLSNLGGIDVLATRLWFDRKIDIPRPSNACFGFDASTGWTFFDLNALHDEYRDEPGTVIEADFYHANQFLSLSDEEILAIVQSYLATCVPAFGEAKIVDSSVIRLSQAVTHFAPGSYRYMLPAKTSFENVFMSGDWVVNRHGSWSQEKAYVTGLEAANLVVSYLGEGQPAEILPVEEDEAHIQVARSLNQTLRDLGKSILPDFWLP